The following are from one region of the Paenibacillus sp. JZ16 genome:
- a CDS encoding sensor histidine kinase produces the protein MVKALNNKPYPIRHYVKIMLFISIFALVVDLVLSFASIFIVKQQSTRYLQDTANLYIRQINHDFSYINHYMGWTLANDESVKMMDTPGTDYVDYIKSNERVHKQFNELQKNYGQEYNFFFYLKEQDFFQNYGPMSLSYTEFLELKEQIVSLTDSKNVYETFYSNWNPILVQDTHYIINIVPYHNRYLICLISADDLIRPLQQLDLGEDGYVSLVNAQGAALTSPGTGVMDANRLQGAKASLLSLSQPRTTVTEGFSNASFNVQLVIQFGIFETIMIAQLLIMLLFVVLTCTLSVVMLYFKKKVLKPIQNFSENVRRIHEDSENLDFMSSEIIELEQVNSQFKHLIEQIKKFKIDIYEQQLDKQRIQLDYMKLQINPHFFLNCLTNIYSMAQMQMFKEIEYMSLSTSKYFRYIFQSGDNVVRLQDEIEHVRIYLEIQKHRYRDAFSYRIDVEEELSGLTIPPLVLQTFIENAVKYAVSRDQELQIRLSVSLRMEGEKPTMVIRISDTGPGFPAEVLEKLSAGKPLDQSEGKHIGIMNTLQRLELLYHRRAFVEFSNPEEGGACVTLTIPQPIQERRGEFQ, from the coding sequence ATGGTTAAAGCATTGAATAACAAGCCTTATCCCATCCGTCACTATGTGAAAATCATGCTCTTTATCTCGATCTTTGCCCTTGTAGTGGATCTGGTGCTCAGCTTCGCCTCCATCTTCATCGTAAAGCAGCAGTCCACCCGATATTTGCAGGATACGGCGAATCTGTACATCCGGCAGATCAATCATGACTTCTCCTACATCAACCACTATATGGGCTGGACACTCGCGAATGATGAGAGCGTTAAGATGATGGATACCCCCGGCACCGATTACGTGGATTATATTAAATCGAACGAAAGAGTGCATAAGCAGTTTAACGAGCTTCAGAAAAACTACGGCCAGGAATACAACTTCTTCTTCTATTTAAAGGAACAGGACTTCTTCCAGAACTATGGACCCATGTCCCTGTCATATACAGAGTTCCTGGAACTTAAGGAACAGATCGTATCCCTCACGGATTCCAAAAACGTATACGAAACGTTCTACTCCAACTGGAACCCGATCCTTGTTCAGGACACCCATTACATCATCAACATCGTTCCTTACCACAACCGGTATCTGATCTGCCTCATCTCCGCCGACGATCTGATCCGGCCGCTCCAGCAGCTGGATTTGGGCGAGGACGGTTACGTCTCTCTGGTGAATGCTCAGGGGGCAGCCCTTACGAGCCCGGGTACAGGCGTGATGGATGCCAACCGTCTTCAAGGAGCCAAGGCATCCCTGCTGAGCCTGTCCCAGCCGCGGACTACGGTTACGGAGGGATTCTCGAACGCCTCCTTCAACGTGCAGCTGGTGATCCAATTCGGCATATTTGAGACGATCATGATCGCCCAGCTTCTCATTATGCTGTTATTTGTTGTTCTGACGTGCACGCTCAGCGTAGTTATGCTGTATTTCAAGAAGAAGGTGTTAAAGCCGATTCAGAATTTTTCAGAAAATGTAAGGCGCATCCACGAGGACAGCGAGAATCTGGATTTCATGAGCAGCGAGATTATCGAGCTGGAGCAAGTCAACTCCCAATTCAAACATCTGATCGAACAGATTAAGAAGTTTAAAATCGATATTTACGAGCAGCAGCTGGATAAGCAGAGAATCCAGCTGGATTATATGAAGCTGCAAATTAACCCCCATTTTTTCCTGAACTGCTTGACGAACATCTACAGCATGGCGCAAATGCAGATGTTTAAGGAAATCGAATATATGTCGCTGTCCACATCCAAATACTTTCGTTACATCTTTCAAAGCGGAGATAATGTCGTACGGCTGCAAGATGAAATCGAGCATGTCCGCATTTACCTGGAGATTCAGAAGCACCGCTACCGTGATGCCTTTTCATATCGCATTGATGTTGAAGAGGAGCTTTCCGGTCTCACCATTCCGCCCCTCGTGTTACAGACCTTTATCGAAAACGCGGTAAAATACGCTGTTTCCCGAGATCAAGAGCTGCAAATCCGATTATCCGTTAGCCTGCGGATGGAGGGGGAGAAACCTACTATGGTCATCCGGATATCCGATACCGGACCCGGGTTTCCCGCCGAAGTATTGGAAAAATTATCAGCCGGCAAACCGCTTGATCAAAGCGAAGGAAAACACATCGGAATCATGAACACCCTTCAGCGGCTGGAGCTGCTCTATCATCGCCGGGCGTTTGTGGAATTTTCAAACCCGGAGGAAGGCGGCGCTTGCGTCACATTAACGATTCCACAACCCATACAGGAACGGAGAGGAGAATTTCAATGA
- a CDS encoding ABC transporter permease: protein MKAGQLNRTTHPTLGRIRKNWGLYLLLLPAVVLVLLFSYVPMYGILIAFKDYSPALGIMDSPWAGLKYFEKFFNSYQFSTTITNTLVISLYSVATFPIPIMLALMVNQMRQNGFKRFFQTVTYMPHFISTVVMVGLMLILFSPGSGLIGNIFRLFGAEAPNLMGSAGLFSSVYVWSDVWQHTGWDSIIYIAALSAVSPSLYEAATMDGASRWQKIWFIDIPMLMPTVVTLLILRIGSLLGVGFEKVYLMQNSLNITSSEVISTYVYKIGMLSSQYSFSSAISLFNTIINFVLLILVNQISKKYSENSLW from the coding sequence TTGAAAGCAGGCCAACTGAATAGAACCACGCACCCAACCCTCGGGCGGATCAGAAAAAATTGGGGCCTGTATTTGCTGCTGCTGCCTGCGGTTGTGCTGGTTCTGTTGTTTTCTTACGTACCGATGTACGGCATCCTCATCGCATTCAAGGACTACAGTCCCGCTCTCGGCATTATGGATAGTCCATGGGCGGGTCTAAAGTATTTCGAGAAATTTTTTAACTCTTATCAATTCTCGACAACGATCACCAACACGCTCGTAATCAGCTTATACAGCGTTGCGACGTTCCCGATTCCGATCATGCTTGCCCTGATGGTCAATCAGATGCGCCAGAATGGGTTCAAGCGTTTCTTCCAGACGGTAACCTATATGCCGCATTTTATATCCACGGTCGTGATGGTGGGACTCATGCTGATTCTGTTCTCGCCAGGCTCGGGATTGATCGGGAATATTTTCCGGCTCTTTGGTGCCGAAGCGCCGAACCTGATGGGATCGGCCGGCTTGTTCAGCAGCGTGTACGTATGGTCGGATGTGTGGCAGCATACGGGCTGGGACAGCATTATCTATATCGCGGCGTTATCCGCCGTGAGCCCCAGCTTGTACGAAGCGGCTACGATGGACGGGGCAAGCCGGTGGCAGAAAATCTGGTTTATCGATATCCCGATGCTGATGCCTACGGTCGTAACCTTGCTTATATTGCGGATCGGCAGCTTGCTTGGCGTCGGCTTCGAGAAGGTTTACCTTATGCAAAACAGTCTCAATATTACCTCCAGCGAGGTCATCTCCACCTATGTGTACAAAATCGGGATGCTGAGCAGCCAATACAGCTTCTCGTCGGCGATCAGTCTGTTTAATACAATCATTAATTTTGTTCTGTTGATTCTAGTTAACCAGATTTCGAAAAAATACAGCGAAAACAGT